One Tamlana carrageenivorans genomic region harbors:
- a CDS encoding 6-pyruvoyl trahydropterin synthase family protein produces MKATVSRKAHFNAAHRLHNKNWSLEKNSAVFGKCNNPNYHGHNYELIVSVTGEINKETGFVIDVAILKQLIEVEIEAAFDHKNLNLEVPEFETLNPTVENIAVVIYNKLKPKLQSTLELEITLYETPRNFVRYSGK; encoded by the coding sequence ATGAAAGCAACCGTAAGTAGAAAGGCTCATTTTAATGCAGCTCACCGATTACACAACAAGAACTGGAGTTTAGAAAAAAACAGTGCCGTTTTTGGTAAATGTAATAACCCTAATTATCACGGACATAATTACGAACTTATTGTAAGCGTTACAGGAGAAATTAATAAGGAAACCGGTTTTGTTATTGATGTCGCTATTTTAAAGCAATTAATTGAGGTTGAAATTGAAGCAGCCTTTGATCATAAGAACCTTAATCTTGAAGTTCCAGAATTTGAAACGTTAAATCCTACGGTTGAAAATATTGCCGTAGTCATCTATAATAAATTAAAACCTAAATTACAATCAACACTAGAGCTCGAAATTACCCTGTATGAAACGCCTCGTAATTTTGTTCGTTACTCAGGAAAATAA
- a CDS encoding DUF4369 domain-containing protein: MKKISILLLAFICISCGDNSNDLTVKTHVKGLKKGTVYLKKVEDTTLITVDSIVINGNSSFELHSKIDSPEMFYLDLDKNSTEQDRIGFFANHGVTEINTTLKNFVYDAQIKGSKQQEVLENYKALISKINNRNLDIIKEKFEAQMAKDTTKLLALQKEENTALKRKYLYIVNFAIQNKDSEVAPFLALSEIYNARLDLLDTINKSLTPKVKASKYGKELSSYIETIKSAEK; this comes from the coding sequence ATGAAAAAAATTTCTATATTACTCTTAGCATTCATATGTATATCATGTGGAGATAACAGCAACGATTTAACCGTAAAAACCCATGTAAAAGGGCTTAAAAAAGGTACCGTATACTTAAAAAAAGTAGAAGACACAACCTTAATAACGGTAGATTCAATTGTAATTAATGGCAATTCGAGTTTTGAACTGCATAGTAAAATAGATTCTCCAGAAATGTTTTACTTAGATCTTGATAAAAATAGTACAGAACAGGACCGCATCGGTTTTTTTGCCAATCATGGTGTTACAGAAATCAACACTACGTTAAAGAACTTTGTCTATGATGCTCAAATTAAAGGTTCAAAACAGCAAGAAGTATTAGAAAACTATAAAGCGCTAATTTCAAAAATAAACAACAGAAACTTAGATATCATCAAAGAAAAATTTGAAGCTCAGATGGCCAAAGACACCACTAAATTATTGGCCCTTCAAAAAGAAGAAAATACTGCTTTAAAAAGAAAATATTTATATATCGTAAACTTTGCGATTCAAAATAAAGATAGTGAAGTTGCACCTTTTTTAGCGCTTTCTGAAATTTACAATGCTAGATTAGATTTACTAGACACGATTAATAAGTCTTTAACGCCAAAAGTAAAAGCATCTAAATACGGAAAGGAGCTTAGTAGTTATATTGAAACTATTAAAAGCGCGGAGAAGTAA
- a CDS encoding ISAon1 family transposase encodes MANLYGLDGKKLQRQYRDYLSEFKDWEYLEQSTKWLVYPQNIGKRLSIDEIALSQGELYTVVTNKKAKGRAGSIVAIISGTKAEEVIKYLKKIPEGKRRLVEEITLDMAGSMKLIAKKSFPRAVQVIDRFHVQQLASDAVQDIRVKYRWQALELENEAIKTAKNNNYQYRAEVFSNGDTRKQLLARSRYLLFKSPDKWTSSQKERAGILFKQYPMIKEAYDLSNQLRVIYNTCTDKNIAMTKLALWYNQIENSGFKSFRVVMNTISLNYRGILNYFDNRSTNAAAESFNAKIKAFRQQLRGVRNKEFFLFRLAQIYA; translated from the coding sequence ATAGCTAATTTGTATGGTTTAGATGGTAAAAAGCTACAGCGCCAATATCGAGATTATTTAAGTGAATTTAAAGATTGGGAATACCTTGAGCAATCCACCAAATGGTTAGTCTACCCTCAAAATATTGGCAAACGATTATCTATAGATGAAATAGCACTTTCACAAGGAGAGTTATACACCGTAGTAACCAATAAAAAAGCCAAAGGTAGAGCAGGTTCTATTGTAGCTATTATTTCAGGAACTAAGGCCGAAGAGGTTATTAAATATCTTAAAAAGATACCTGAAGGCAAGCGGAGGTTGGTAGAAGAAATAACCTTAGATATGGCCGGTAGCATGAAACTAATTGCAAAGAAGAGCTTCCCAAGAGCCGTGCAAGTCATTGATCGCTTTCATGTACAACAACTAGCTTCTGATGCTGTACAAGACATTAGAGTAAAATACCGCTGGCAAGCTCTAGAACTAGAAAATGAGGCTATCAAGACAGCTAAAAATAATAACTACCAGTATCGAGCAGAAGTATTTAGTAACGGGGACACACGCAAACAACTACTAGCACGAAGTAGGTATCTTCTATTCAAAAGTCCTGACAAATGGACTAGTTCCCAAAAGGAAAGGGCAGGAATTTTATTCAAGCAATACCCTATGATAAAGGAAGCTTATGACTTGTCAAACCAGCTAAGAGTAATTTACAATACTTGTACAGACAAAAATATAGCAATGACTAAATTGGCACTTTGGTACAATCAAATTGAAAATAGTGGCTTTAAAAGCTTTAGAGTTGTTATGAACACAATCTCCCTAAATTACAGGGGAATATTAAACTATTTTGACAACAGAAGTACCAATGCGGCTGCTGAATCTTTTAATGCAAAGATCAAAGCCTTTAGACAACAACTTAGAGGTGTGAGAAATAAGGAATTCTTCCTCTTTAGATTAGCACAAATTTATGCCTAG
- a CDS encoding ISAon1 family transposase N-terminal region protein produces the protein MEISKDLLSLLLPDFLVAHFSFKSSSSTEDKLRLYFEEKNIVPNSFKTRKVESKGFHKEIIIEDFPLRGKLVYLHLKRRRWRDVDTKETLQRDWNNVAKGTRMTTEFAAFLKEINR, from the coding sequence GTGGAAATTTCTAAAGATTTATTATCCTTATTACTACCTGATTTTCTGGTAGCTCATTTTAGTTTTAAAAGTAGTTCTTCAACAGAAGATAAACTTCGGTTGTATTTCGAAGAGAAGAACATTGTCCCAAATAGTTTTAAAACACGTAAAGTAGAATCTAAAGGTTTTCATAAAGAAATAATTATCGAGGATTTTCCACTTAGAGGGAAACTAGTTTATCTGCATTTAAAGCGCCGCAGATGGCGTGATGTAGACACAAAAGAAACCCTGCAAAGAGACTGGAATAATGTAGCAAAAGGCACTCGTATGACCACCGAGTTTGCCGCTTTTTTAAAAGAAATTAATCGATAA